Proteins co-encoded in one Psychromonas sp. L1A2 genomic window:
- a CDS encoding bile acid:sodium symporter family protein yields MIKTITNLFPVWAILLSLLAFFQPLLFTSLKTLIVPLLTLIMLAMGLTLTPKDFANVSKNIKAVSVGVILQFTVMPIVALVIATLMNFDANLTVGLVLVGAVAGGTSSNVMCFLAKGDVALSISMTAISTLLSVIFTPLLVELLAGKSIDIPVTGMIISLIKIVLVPVVMGIVLNTLLHKPIKIIAPVLPLISMAAIVIIIAIVVALNAEKLVEVGSMVAIAVILHNSFGLLAGYWITKKLGFEEKVCRTIAFEVGLQNSGLATALAMKFFAPTAAIAGTIFSIWHNISGSILAGYWSRTANEIDTNKITSK; encoded by the coding sequence ATGATCAAAACAATCACTAACCTATTCCCTGTGTGGGCTATTTTATTATCATTATTAGCTTTTTTTCAGCCATTATTATTCACTTCTTTAAAAACATTAATAGTCCCTTTGTTAACACTTATCATGCTAGCTATGGGACTGACATTAACACCTAAAGATTTCGCGAATGTCAGTAAAAATATTAAAGCGGTCTCAGTAGGCGTTATATTACAATTTACTGTCATGCCGATAGTTGCATTGGTCATCGCAACATTAATGAACTTTGATGCAAACTTAACCGTTGGCTTAGTATTAGTTGGTGCGGTAGCTGGAGGAACAAGCAGTAATGTAATGTGTTTCTTGGCTAAAGGTGATGTTGCTTTATCGATTTCAATGACCGCTATTAGTACATTATTAAGTGTCATATTCACTCCTTTACTCGTTGAGTTACTAGCGGGTAAAAGTATTGATATCCCTGTGACGGGCATGATTATCAGCCTCATAAAAATTGTGTTAGTGCCTGTCGTAATGGGTATCGTACTCAATACTTTATTGCATAAACCAATCAAAATAATAGCACCAGTTTTACCACTTATATCAATGGCAGCCATTGTTATTATCATTGCAATTGTCGTCGCACTTAATGCAGAAAAGTTAGTAGAAGTGGGTTCAATGGTCGCGATCGCCGTTATCTTACACAACTCTTTTGGTTTACTAGCGGGTTACTGGATCACTAAAAAGCTAGGCTTTGAAGAAAAGGTTTGTAGAACTATCGCATTTGAAGTTGGTTTACAAAACTCAGGTTTAGCCACTGCATTGGCAATGAAGTTCTTTGCTCCAACTGCAGCAATTGCAGGTACTATTTTTTCTATCTGGCATAACATCAGTGGTTCTATATTAGCGGGATACTGGTCTCGTACAGCAAATGAAATCGATACGAATAAAATAACAAGTAAATAA
- a CDS encoding 2-hydroxyacid dehydrogenase — MKDKVVLFKKIPNQQQQLLSEYFNLVCFDKIDANNMDAFIHEIKDADGLIGAGVKLTTEILDNAIQLKVISTISVGFDHFDLDYLNKRNIALTNTPDVLTNTTADTIFTLIMCAARRTTELNNMVTSGQWTNNLKDQYFGVDIHGKTLGILGMGRIGYAVAKRAHHGFDMKINYYNRSANKQAEQDVNAHKLALDELLATSDFVCSILPANEQTDLLIGQRELDLMKPSAIFINGGRGNVIDEQALAMALKNRTIRAAGLDVYQVEPLPTSSLLMSLDNVTLFPHIGSATAETRLAMICSAIDSLQAACSGDLTKNCVNAENITR; from the coding sequence ATGAAAGATAAAGTTGTTTTATTCAAAAAAATACCAAACCAACAGCAACAATTATTAAGTGAATATTTTAACCTTGTGTGTTTTGATAAAATTGATGCCAATAATATGGATGCTTTTATCCATGAAATCAAAGATGCAGATGGATTAATTGGCGCAGGTGTAAAACTAACCACAGAAATCTTAGATAACGCGATTCAATTAAAAGTTATCTCAACCATTTCAGTTGGCTTTGATCACTTTGATCTCGATTACTTAAATAAACGTAATATTGCATTAACCAACACACCTGATGTATTAACCAATACCACCGCTGACACTATTTTCACGCTAATAATGTGTGCCGCTAGACGCACCACAGAGCTAAATAATATGGTCACATCAGGGCAATGGACTAACAACTTAAAAGACCAATACTTTGGTGTTGATATTCATGGTAAAACCTTAGGGATATTAGGTATGGGTCGTATCGGTTATGCCGTTGCTAAGCGAGCACACCATGGTTTTGATATGAAAATTAATTACTATAATCGTAGTGCCAACAAACAAGCTGAACAAGATGTTAACGCACATAAATTAGCACTAGACGAGCTATTAGCAACATCTGATTTTGTATGCTCTATTTTACCTGCAAATGAACAGACTGACCTGCTGATCGGACAACGTGAATTAGACTTAATGAAACCTTCTGCTATTTTCATTAATGGAGGCAGAGGTAATGTTATAGATGAACAAGCGCTTGCAATGGCACTTAAAAATCGAACCATTAGAGCAGCGGGTTTAGATGTTTATCAAGTAGAGCCTTTGCCAACATCATCACTTTTAATGTCTTTAGATAATGTCACTCTATTTCCACATATTGGCTCTGCAACAGCAGAAACCAGACTCGCTATGATTTGCAGCGCAATAGATAGTCTTCAAGCCGCTTGTTCTGGAGATTTAACAAAAAACTGCGTTAATGCAGAAAATATAACTCGATAA
- a CDS encoding DUF3047 domain-containing protein gives MLFRGTVPFLSQLIKLIIAVNIVLTFNVNASVNVTSLETNGINSWESESFEGESTYNLVEYDNRKVLKAQSNNSASGLVLKKKIDLLKTPYINWTWLTKNKFTGLDEKSKSGDDYVARVYVVIDGGFKIWNSKCLSYVWSSNQSEGEVWDNAFIGDKVKMVAVRGKQAKVDHWYNEKRNVFQDLVEQFGDKGSDKKNLAAYQYIDVIAIMTDTDNSAGKAESYYGDIIFTAE, from the coding sequence ATGTTATTTAGAGGAACAGTTCCGTTTTTATCTCAGTTAATTAAACTGATAATAGCCGTTAATATAGTGCTTACTTTCAACGTCAATGCATCAGTCAATGTCACCTCACTGGAAACAAATGGTATTAATAGCTGGGAAAGTGAATCATTTGAAGGTGAGTCAACTTATAACCTTGTTGAATATGATAATCGTAAAGTTTTAAAGGCTCAAAGTAATAACTCAGCATCAGGATTGGTGTTAAAAAAGAAAATAGATTTATTAAAAACGCCTTATATCAATTGGACTTGGCTAACCAAAAATAAATTCACTGGATTAGATGAAAAAAGTAAAAGTGGTGATGATTACGTCGCACGGGTTTATGTTGTTATTGACGGTGGGTTTAAAATTTGGAACAGTAAATGTTTAAGCTATGTCTGGTCAAGTAACCAAAGTGAAGGTGAAGTTTGGGATAATGCTTTCATAGGCGACAAAGTAAAAATGGTTGCGGTGCGAGGCAAACAAGCAAAAGTAGATCATTGGTATAATGAAAAACGCAACGTATTCCAGGACCTAGTTGAGCAATTTGGCGATAAAGGCAGCGACAAAAAAAACCTAGCGGCCTACCAATATATTGATGTGATCGCCATTATGACTGATACCGACAACAGTGCTGGAAAAGCAGAATCTTATTACGGAGATATCATCTTCACTGCTGAATAA
- a CDS encoding MFS transporter → MTSDHLPQPTNRVAIMFVLALGTFILGLTEFSMMPMLPLISDTFNVTPTQSGYAISAYAMGVVVGAPILMLTTANMRKRKALLIFLTLMFIANGLSALSNSLNQLILFRFLSGLPHGAYFGAAILLAADIAPKGKRSAFMSKIFMGLTIATIVGVPIVTLVGQNLSWRYCLAGASILSLIALVFVYKIVPNIDNRKPSNLLNEFSVLKDKLVWSILGIVIIGFGGVFCIYTYIADTILDVTQTPAYTISIAMVMFGIGCTLGNYFLGKAADVSAIKATGICLICTIIFAIAYVNASHNIWLLYAVIFLIGCSIGLATLIQTLLMDVSPDGHAMIGALVQCAFNVANAIGPWVGGMAIAQGAQPNQTGYVAAVLFFGGFIMWVLSYMQLNAKKKLTVPA, encoded by the coding sequence ATGACGTCAGATCACTTACCTCAACCAACAAACCGCGTCGCGATTATGTTTGTCTTAGCATTAGGGACTTTCATTTTAGGCCTGACTGAATTTTCAATGATGCCTATGCTACCTCTAATCAGTGACACATTTAACGTGACACCAACACAGTCAGGCTATGCTATTAGCGCTTATGCTATGGGGGTTGTTGTAGGTGCCCCTATTTTAATGCTGACCACCGCGAATATGCGTAAACGTAAAGCATTATTAATATTTTTAACGTTAATGTTTATTGCTAATGGTTTAAGTGCCCTTTCAAACTCGTTAAATCAATTGATTTTATTTCGTTTTTTAAGTGGGTTACCTCACGGCGCCTACTTTGGTGCAGCAATTCTTTTAGCAGCTGATATTGCTCCAAAAGGAAAACGATCTGCATTTATGTCTAAAATTTTTATGGGGTTAACCATCGCCACTATTGTTGGAGTACCTATAGTAACTTTAGTTGGACAAAACCTCAGCTGGCGTTATTGCTTAGCAGGGGCGTCTATTTTATCACTTATTGCTTTAGTCTTTGTTTATAAAATAGTTCCAAATATTGATAACAGAAAACCATCTAACCTACTTAATGAATTTAGTGTATTAAAAGATAAACTTGTTTGGTCGATTTTAGGCATAGTGATCATTGGTTTTGGTGGCGTATTTTGTATTTATACTTATATCGCAGACACTATTTTAGATGTCACACAAACGCCCGCTTATACCATCTCAATTGCCATGGTCATGTTTGGCATTGGCTGTACTTTAGGCAATTATTTTTTAGGTAAGGCAGCTGATGTATCGGCAATTAAAGCGACAGGTATTTGTTTAATTTGTACCATTATATTTGCTATCGCTTACGTTAATGCAAGCCATAATATTTGGTTGCTATATGCCGTTATTTTCTTAATCGGCTGTAGCATTGGTTTAGCCACCTTAATCCAAACATTATTAATGGATGTTTCACCAGATGGTCACGCGATGATCGGTGCATTGGTTCAATGTGCTTTTAATGTAGCCAATGCAATTGGACCTTGGGTTGGTGGAATGGCAATTGCACAAGGAGCACAACCTAACCAAACGGGTTATGTCGCCGCAGTTTTATTCTTCGGTGGCTTCATAATGTGGGTATTAAGCTATATGCAGTTAAATGCAAAAAAGAAATTAACTGTTCCAGCATAA
- a CDS encoding EAL domain-containing protein has translation MVYLYQDPNLVDTILQQLNEHNLQPKDINIELTERVLFTEIKDQNNSLRRLVENDINISIDDFGTGFSSLAYLHNIPATTVKVDKSFLESINNNTVTRECINRIVSTLGMKSLIEGIETEEHANILFSLGFNIQQGYFHGRPKPLAHYVKSVKCTALKEDSFIN, from the coding sequence CTGGTTTATCTTTATCAAGATCCAAATCTTGTCGATACTATATTACAACAACTTAACGAGCATAATCTGCAACCTAAAGACATTAATATAGAGCTGACTGAAAGAGTACTCTTTACTGAGATAAAAGACCAAAATAATTCATTAAGAAGACTCGTAGAAAATGACATTAATATCAGTATTGATGATTTTGGAACGGGCTTCTCATCGCTTGCATATTTACACAATATTCCGGCTACAACCGTAAAAGTAGATAAATCATTCCTCGAAAGTATCAATAATAACACTGTCACTCGTGAATGTATTAACCGAATAGTTAGCACCCTTGGTATGAAAAGTTTAATAGAAGGTATTGAAACTGAGGAACACGCTAACATTTTGTTTTCTTTAGGCTTTAATATACAGCAAGGTTATTTTCATGGTCGACCTAAGCCTTTAGCGCATTATGTAAAAAGTGTAAAATGTACTGCACTAAAAGAAGATTCATTCATTAATTGA